The Candidatus Zixiibacteriota bacterium genomic interval GGTATCCGCCTGATAGCCGTTTCGCGGAATGTCTACGGTCATGACGTGATAGATGTCAGCCGACGGTTCCAGACTGTCGATGCTCGTCGGCGAGAAGCGCAGTTGAGCCGCTACCAGACCATCGACAATCGATACGCCCAGCGAATTCAGGGAGTCCGGGCCGGCCGGGACCGTCGCATCGGCGGTCGTTATGTCCACCCGGCTGCAGTACAAATCCAACGAATCGGAGTCGCGGGAGAACAGATTCACTGCGCCGCCGACCAGCAGTACGATCTGAGAGTCCGACGGTATCACGAGTGGAGCGAAAGCAAACGACGCCGGGGTGCTGCTGTACGCCGCCCAATCCAACAGGCTGTCGGCGGGAGTCAGGAGCGAATCACTGTCCGAATCCAGATAGACTGCGACCGAATCGATATTGGTCAGCCGCTCGGCAGCGGAACCCGGACCCCGGGTGGCATCGCGGACCATCAGTCCGGTAATCGCTCTGTCGTCGGCGAAGTAGTTGTGAAATGACAGCGACAGTAGCGGCGCACGTATCTCCCCCGGTCTGACGTAGGAACTGCCCAGTGCTATGGCCGAAACCACGATTTCGTCGACGTCGACGAAGTCGCTGGTGTCGGCAACTCCGGCGAGGCTGCTGACGGCGGCCACCTTCCCCTTTCCGGCCGAGGTTGCGACGAACAGACCGGAATCGTTGATTGTTCCCACGCGGCCGAGCGCACGCCAGTCGATGGAACCGACATCGGTTGCATTCGAATCAGCATCGTAACCGGTAATGGTGAATTGCACGGTATCGCCGATGCGCACGGCGATGCTTGGCGGTGCGATTTCGAGTCGCTGCAGTCCGCCGGGAACCACTTCCAGAGACGCGGTCGTATCGGTCGGACCGAGATCGGATTCGGCGACGGCACGGGCGGTGCCGACGACCGATGCGGTGAATAATCCCGAAGCGTCAATCTGGCCGACGGGTCCGGTCAGGGAATACGAGATTGTCCCCGGGTCGCGCAGGTTGCCGTACACATCAAATCCTTCAACCGTGTATTGCAGTGTGGAATCTGCGGAAACCAGCGCGGAATCGGGGCTGAGTTCGATGGATGCAAGTGCACCGGGTATCACCTGAATGACGCCCGACGTATCCGAGATTCCGAGGACGACCGTCTCGCAGAGGGGATCGTGATCGGTACCCCGGTCGTAGTGCTGCTGGATCTGGAACGTCGTGAGAGCACGATCGAAAATCGCCACCTCGTCTATCCGGCCGTCGAAGTAACGGCTTCCCGACGTCCAGCCGATGGTGTAGGGTTGTGTGCCTCCGCCGAGTACGGAGACCTGCGCCGGATCTGAGTCAATCAGTTGTCCATTTATGTAAAGCGCGACGGTCGAGCCGTCGAACGTCGCCGCTACGTGAGTCCACGTGAGTGCGGAGATGGAATTGGACAATGAGTTCGGAGCAAAGCTATGAACGTCGCTGCCGTCGGTTGTCGTAAAGCGAATCCCGTTGGAGAGTGCGTCAATTTCAAGAGCGAACGCGCTGCTGCGCCCGACAATCCCCCGATCGCGAAGAAGGGCGATGTTATCGGGGCGGATCCACGCCATAACGGTCAAGGCCGCAGTCAGACCATCGGCGCTTGGAGCCGTCAGATACTCTCCGGGAGTATCGCCGTCGAAGTCCAGCGACATGCCCACGAGGCCCGCGATCGAGGCGGGACAGTCAACGCAGGTCGCGTCGTCGCCTTCGTCGATATCCGGGTAGGGCGGCCCGGTTGTCTTGTTGAGCGGCCAGTAGTGGACGAGATCGGTCGGGCAAATGGGTGTGCCCTCGCCGCCGCTCGAAGCTACAATGTATCCGCTGCCGACGGTGGTAGGGCTGAACACGCCGACGGCATCCATGTTTCCGATGCCGTCAAGAACCGTCCATTGCGGCACGATTTGTGGATCGGAGACGTTGCCGTCGGCGTCGCGAGATACGGCGCTGAAATCGATGCTGCTGTCAACCGAAACGGTAGCAGTATACGGCGAGACATCAAGCTGTGTGGGGAGGCCGGCAGCGACGGTCAGCAACCCGGACGTATCCGCAATCGCGGCGCTATAGGTGGCGACGACGGCATCGCTTCCGGGCGTGGTCAGCGTCAGCGACGAAGAGGTGCCGCTGACGGGTGTCAGCGAACCGATCACCCCGCCGCCGGACCACGACCACGTCACGACGATATCGCCCAGCAGGACATCGGCGATGTCGTAACCCCGACAGTACACTGTCATCCCGTCGTTGTCCGTAGTGGCAATTGTGTTGCCGACCGGGGTGCCGTCGAGCCACTCCACGTGTACGTGATGCAGCGCGCCATCGGAGATCACACGCACTGAGGCCGTGTCCGCAAGACCGCTGTAGGTGGCGGTGACCCGGTAGTTGGGCGGCGAGACGTCTGTTCCGGCGAGGTAGAGGCCAAGTGAGCTTATGCTGCCGGTGGGATCATCGGTTGCCCAAACGACCGAATCGGTGAGATCATGTACGAAGTAGCCGCCGGCGTCGTAGCCGGCAGCAGTGAACTGGATGGAATCAAGGATTTCGATGACCGCGCTGTCCGGCTCGATCGCGATTGAGGAGATCGGGGCGGGCAATACGGTGATGGTCACGAGTTCAGTGTCACTGAGGTCCCCGTCGGCCGCCATGACGGTGATGTCGTATGTACCTTCCTGAGTGTAGCTCGGGGTAAACGAAAACGTCCCGGTGCCATCGCCGTCGTCGGTAAACGATGCACCGACCGGGGCGGACTGAAGGATCAGTTCAGGTGTTTCACCATCGGGATCGGCCGCGGAGATTTCCAGGTTCAGCGTCTGCCCTTCTTCAACCGACTGAGCGCCGATGGGGGTCAGGACCGGGGGCCTGTTCGTGTTTTCGACATCAACTTCCAACTCAGCGGTGTCGGACAGCTCACCGTCGGAGGCGATGATCAGGATCTCGTATTCGCCGGCCTGAGTGAAATCGGGGGTGAACTCAAGCAAACCCGTACGGTCACCGTGGTCCGAGAAGGTGGCGTTGTCCGGCAGATCCTCCGCTGTCAGGACGAGGACGTCGTTTTCCGGATCGGCGGCAGTAACGTCGATCGTGAGTAACTGGTTTTCGTAGACGGACGTGTCGGGCAGCTCGGCGACCACGGGCGCCTCATTGGGCTGGTTGTACTCAAATGCACCCAGATCCGGCGCCGAACCCTTGTAGGGAAATCCGAGATCAAGTCCGGCGTTGATAGCGGGTGACCCGCTTTGAAGCGTAAAGTCGCCGGCAGCCGTATCGACAAAGAGCGGATCGACGACAACGCCTCCGGCAGAATCCACAACGCCCCCGGTGTAGTTTCCTTCCGTATTCGACCAGGTCAGATTGAAGGCAGCGGTATTCTCGACCTTGGCGCTTATACCACCGAGGTTCTTTACTGCGATATTGTTGATGATCCTGCCGTCTGCGATGTTGGAGTGGAGGGAAATGCCGTAACCGGTGCAGCCAAACACGGTGTTGTTATATATTCGCGGCGAAGTACCCAGTGCAATAAATCGAATGCCTGCACTTCCCGTATGGGTAACCAGGTTGCCGAACAGCGTATTGCCGCTCCCGTCGACGAGGATGCCCTCAGTCTGCACGTGATGGAAATAGCAGTCCCGGATGAGATTCGAGCTGCCATCGACGAGCACGGCCGTGGCGTCGTAGTTGGTCACCTGAACGCTCCGCAAGACTATGTAGCTTGCGGTGATCTGAAGTCCGATAAAGGCGTGGTTACTGCCATTGATAATTGCAGATCCGAGCTCGCTTCCCAGGTAGGTAATCGGACTGGCGAGAGTGCCGGATGTCGAGAGAGTCATGGTCGCAGTCGGGTAGTATGTGCCGGGGAGCATGAAGACGGTGTCGCCGGGGACGAGAATCCCCATGCGGTCGCCGCGGTCGAGACTGAGCCACGCGCCCCCTACAGTCAGGCCGTCGGAAGCGTCACTCCCTGATGGCGAGACGTAATATGTCGTGGCGTACCCTCCCCCAGCCACGAGTAATGCGGCGGCTAGCGCGAAAACGGCTCTCAGCATCGTCCCTCTGAGACATTCTGGTTTCCCTTAATGATCGGCAGAGGAGCCTTAACTCTTCACGTGGCAAGAGGATTCGGCTGTCGCGAAGACTCGGAATTGAGGGTGACGGGCTGTCAGTTTTTGTCATATGTCGGAGAAACGGGTTGTGCGGAGAGAGAGAAGGTGTTTGTTGGAAAGACGTTGTATTACAATGCGATACGTCTGAACAGGACTCGCTTGATCAGGGGGCTAAATGGTACCCTGAACCCTCATTTCGACGCCAACTGCCAGCAAGACGGACAGCACGAAAGAAAGGACATAAAACGCGATGATTCCAAACGTGGAGCCGGCACCGGCGGGCTGCTGCACGGTACGGTGCCACAAGTCCCGGACCTGGGCTGCTACGACACCTGGGTTCTGGGCATGCGGACCGAGGTGTTCGGCAAGGCGCGGAATAACCGCTTCAAGGAATGGTCGGGGAATGCGGAAATCGGAAGAGGTGGTCGGCAAGTTGGGGAGTTTTCGAAGATCGCGCGCAAGAACTCCTTTACGGTAGACCGCCGGCACGGTCACCAGTACCCACGCCGCCAACAGCGCGAGCAGCACAGATTTCATCGAAAAGGCCATCACGCCCAGTGCGAGCCCGGCAACCACTTTGAAAGTGACTTCCAGCAAGTGGTTCCGGGTGAACAGGACGGCCTCGAGGACTCTCCCGCCATCGAGCGGATAAAACGGGAGAAGGTTGAAGGCGTTGACGAAGAGAAAGACGCGTGCGGCGGTAAGCGTAACGGGATCGGCTCCGGCGAAATAGAGCCGCGCCAGCAGCACGCCGATAACGATACCCGGCAGCGGGCCGGCCAACGATACAAACGCGCGGCGCAGCGGGCCGGGGTTGTGATGTTCGCCGGAGGCGGCGCCGCCGAAAAGCGGTACAAAAAAGATGCGGACATCGCGGTACCCGACGGCTTTCATGGCGAGCAGATGACCGAGTTCGTGAACGAATATCACAATAACGATCGTGAACAGGAATCCCCACTGCGACTGCATCAGACCGAGGGTGACGAAGAGAAACAGGGAAATGAGCAGGAAAGAGAGATTGCGCCAGGGTTTTTTTGATTCGCCGTAAGAGAGGATTTCATCGACACGATCGATGTCGACCGCGCCACCGACGGGTTCGGCGTTTCGGGTAGTCTCGGTTTCCGGCGTTGAGTCCGGCACCGTATTCATGGCGCCGCATAAACGGCAATGCACGAGTGCGCCGGCACCGGCGTCTGTACTGATAGTCTTACCACAGGCGGAACATGGAAAATGCATGACCCTAAAAGACCCCCTTCACTGACAACAAGATAGAGACCGGTGGCGGCGAAGGCAAGCACGAGCTTTGTCGGCGGCGAGCTGGAATG includes:
- a CDS encoding site-2 protease family protein, which gives rise to MNTVPDSTPETETTRNAEPVGGAVDIDRVDEILSYGESKKPWRNLSFLLISLFLFVTLGLMQSQWGFLFTIVIVIFVHELGHLLAMKAVGYRDVRIFFVPLFGGAASGEHHNPGPLRRAFVSLAGPLPGIVIGVLLARLYFAGADPVTLTAARVFLFVNAFNLLPFYPLDGGRVLEAVLFTRNHLLEVTFKVVAGLALGVMAFSMKSVLLALLAAWVLVTVPAVYRKGVLARDLRKLPNLPTTSSDFRIPRPFLEAVIPRLAEHLGPHAQNPGVVAAQVRDLWHRTVQQPAGAGSTFGIIAFYVLSFVLSVLLAVGVEMRVQGTI